In a single window of the Sulfurospirillum oryzae genome:
- a CDS encoding sensor histidine kinase has product MKASNLPFSAEIKRATEERRKKLILVIHAVCFFIFSIHILLDTYYQDYKSVPFTSTMFILVTLSFFIFYQKGKYDHASYAILMILAVETIAVVFIYHFDDYTPGFIFPFILATFSLFSWKRGLIFSITFLLFLVLALFYYQESLHVSVFLHNEVAIPNFISILLITFVFAIYYETTRIDAYKRLINSNYKKDLLYNEIHHRVKNNLNIVSSMLAIQAEQEDQKTQEIIQASKNRIDAMAMVHSMLYVSNDLEKVNAKRFIEKLYLNIQSTINDHVKIVFKSQEIELSLNEIIPIGLIINELVTNSFKYAFKETKNPKIVIVLNSHKNNILLTYFDNGIGYDLNKIQNFGLKLVNLNVKQLKGNLKISYKHGLCYKIIYKRSSNV; this is encoded by the coding sequence ATGAAAGCATCTAATTTACCATTCAGCGCCGAAATCAAAAGAGCCACTGAGGAAAGAAGAAAAAAACTCATATTGGTTATTCATGCCGTATGTTTTTTTATTTTTTCTATCCATATCCTTCTAGATACATACTATCAGGATTACAAAAGTGTTCCTTTTACATCAACAATGTTTATACTTGTTACATTATCATTTTTTATTTTTTATCAAAAAGGTAAATATGATCATGCTTCGTATGCTATTTTGATGATACTTGCCGTCGAAACAATCGCTGTTGTCTTTATATATCATTTTGATGATTACACACCTGGGTTTATATTTCCTTTCATATTGGCTACATTTTCTCTTTTTAGCTGGAAACGAGGACTCATATTTAGCATTACTTTCTTACTTTTTTTAGTATTAGCACTTTTTTATTATCAAGAATCTTTACATGTAAGTGTTTTTTTGCATAATGAAGTGGCTATCCCAAATTTTATATCTATTTTATTAATTACGTTTGTCTTTGCCATCTATTACGAAACAACGCGCATTGATGCCTATAAAAGACTTATCAACTCAAATTATAAAAAAGATCTGCTCTACAATGAAATCCATCATAGAGTCAAAAATAACCTCAATATCGTCTCTTCAATGCTCGCCATACAAGCTGAACAAGAAGACCAAAAAACTCAAGAAATCATTCAAGCTAGCAAAAATAGAATAGACGCTATGGCAATGGTTCATTCAATGCTTTATGTCTCTAATGATCTTGAAAAAGTCAATGCCAAGCGCTTTATAGAAAAATTATATTTAAACATTCAAAGCACCATCAATGACCATGTCAAAATAGTCTTTAAGTCTCAAGAGATAGAACTTTCGCTCAATGAAATCATCCCCATAGGTTTAATTATCAATGAACTTGTCACCAACAGCTTTAAATACGCATTTAAAGAGACTAAAAATCCAAAAATCGTCATTGTTTTGAACAGCCATAAGAATAATATTTTATTAACATATTTTGACAATGGCATAGGATATGATCTCAATAAGATACAAAATTTCGGTCTAAAATTAGTTAATTTGAATGTTAAGCAATTAAAAGGAAATTTAAAAATTTCCTACAAACATGGACTATGCTACAAAATAATTTATAAGAGAAGTTCAAATGTATAA
- a CDS encoding response regulator yields MYKILIVEDELIAAEYLKMILEKKGWNVVDIVDNGVEALESIRKHNPHLVLMDIMIKGCKSGCEVAIDIRNISNCSIVFTTAYADDEMISYAMDAKADGYIIKPYNEREIFAIISLLSAKQNHCRITKISKIIGGFYFNHETNLLYKNDEIIKIGSNALKLIQTLCDHKNTCVSYEKLYATLWDDEINLKKLQMVIYRIREICQIDFFENINGVGYQIKIDYTNLAGTH; encoded by the coding sequence ATGTATAAAATACTAATCGTAGAAGATGAATTAATTGCAGCTGAATACCTAAAAATGATTTTAGAAAAAAAGGGCTGGAATGTCGTGGATATTGTCGATAATGGCGTAGAAGCTTTAGAAAGTATTCGCAAACACAATCCTCATTTAGTTTTAATGGACATCATGATTAAAGGTTGTAAAAGTGGTTGTGAAGTAGCGATTGATATTCGCAATATCAGTAACTGTTCCATTGTGTTTACAACAGCCTATGCAGATGATGAAATGATAAGTTATGCAATGGATGCAAAAGCCGATGGTTATATCATCAAACCTTACAATGAAAGAGAAATTTTCGCCATTATTTCTCTCCTAAGTGCAAAACAAAATCATTGTCGAATTACAAAAATAAGTAAAATCATAGGTGGATTTTATTTTAACCATGAAACTAATTTACTGTATAAAAATGATGAAATTATCAAAATTGGTTCCAATGCATTAAAACTGATCCAAACCCTTTGCGATCACAAAAACACCTGTGTTAGCTATGAAAAACTGTATGCAACCCTCTGGGACGATGAGATCAATCTTAAAAAACTTCAAATGGTCATCTACCGAATAAGAGAAATATGTCAAATTGACTTTTTTGAAAATATCAATGGTGTTGGGTATCAAATAAAAATCGACTATACGAATTTAGCCGGAACCCATTAA